The Ornithodoros turicata isolate Travis chromosome 7, ASM3712646v1, whole genome shotgun sequence genome includes a region encoding these proteins:
- the LOC135401072 gene encoding protein quick-to-court-like isoform X4 has translation MDNDTGKSRIPSLRRSASVRVRGEKMSPNTGLFCGGPNNSRQSIASMESHNCHHPCGDSESLKSHGSNTSLASCGSSQQTAGDKGSCSHGRRNKFVLHCQRHCATPQETYLTPTQRKDRELRSLRTALAQATRDAEDKSLQLHELSREIERLRHDRPLTPHSEAGASQSGGSIANGDTADIEAVACRESGSEQASRYTPKQVQTDDDIRCASSVSTFVQTTERDCPSSLHSNHGLVTEPHEEVDLYGDDIRHIRMSWINSNLSTDVSKKDEATGDDDDDYDATDLRRKYRDLRQRYNDRTENLLQMLSDLNAKYLSLRPAYDGTQDRLRDLERQLADARQEIERQEQWHSEMYLKMYRKGKEAAKFEHDEDGLYDAGERQRASGPTMSPLLQQLRRTERELERTRELYSVPQRPAIHGIAGDRQAEYTLRFLKDAVFYFLTDRTDFRGHLNAIQSILGFSEAERAAVAKVWRNRGRL, from the exons ATGGACAATGATACAGGGAAGAGCCGCATTCCCAGCCTGCGGCGGAGTGCCTCGGTGAGAGTTCGTGGAGAGAAGATGTCACCAAACACAGGGCTATTTTGCGGAGGTCCTAACAACTCTAGGCAAAGCATTGCGTCTATGGAATCCCACAACTGTCACCATCCTTGTGGAGATTCTGAATCTCTTAAGAGCCATGGAAGCAACACAAGCCTTGCTTCTTGTGGCAGTTCACAGCAAACCG CAGGAGATAAAGGAAGCTGTTCTCATGGGCGAAGAAACAAGTTTGTGCTGCATTGCCAGAGGCACTGTGCCACACCTCAAGAAACATATCTCACGCCTACGCAACGCAAGGACAGAGAACTACGTAGCCTTCGCACTGCATTGGCACAAGCAACTCGAGATGCGGAGGACAAGTCGCTCCAGCTCCACGAACTCTCGCGGGAAATTGAAAGGTTGCGTCATGACCGG CCACTGACGCCTCACAGTGAAGCAGGGGCCAGTCAGAGCGGGGGATCTATTGCTAATGGTGACACTGCAGATATTGAAGCAGTGGCATGTAGAGAGAGCGGCAGTGAACAAGCATCAAGGTACACGCCAAAGCAGGTGCAGACAGATGATGACATAAGGTGTGCAAGTTCCGTCAGCACATTTGTACAGACAACTGAAAGAGACTGCCCGTCATCTTTGCATAGTAATCATGGCTTGGTCACAG AGCCCCATGAAGAGGTTGACCTCTATGGCGATGACATACGTCACATCCGTATGAGTTGGATCAATTCTAACCTCTCAACGGACGTGAGTAAGAAAGATGAGGCAActggagatgatgatgatgattatgatgccACGGACTTGAGGAGAAAATACCGTGATCTGAGGCAGCGATACAATGACCGCACTGAGAACCTCCTGCAGATGCTGAGTGACCTCAATGCCAA GTACTTGAGTCTACGCCCTGCGTACGACGGTACACAGGACCGCCTGAGGGACTTGGAGCGTCAGCTTGCTGATGCTCGACAAGAGATTGAGAGACAGGAGCAGTGGCACAGTGAGATGTATCTCAAAATGTACAG aaaaggaaaggaagctGCAAAGTTTGAGCACGACGAGGACGGCCTGTACGACGCTGGCGAACGACAGCGGGCATCGGGCCCAACAATGTCTCCCCTTCTGCAGCAGCTGAGACGTACCGAGCGGGAGTTGGAGCGCACACGCGAGCTGTACAGCGTTCCGCAGCGGCCCGCCATCCACGGCATAGCCGGAGATCGCCAGGCGGAATACACTCTCCGATTCCTGAAGGATGCTGTCTTCTACTTCCTCACGGACCGCACTGACTTCCGTGGTCATCTAAACGCTATTCAGTCCATTTTAGGCTTCTCGGAAGCTGAGCGGGCAGCTGTGGCTAAAGTTTGGCGGAACCGCGGCAGACTATGA
- the LOC135401072 gene encoding protein quick-to-court-like isoform X3, whose amino-acid sequence MNDKVIMDNDTGKSRIPSLRRSASVRVRGEKMSPNTGLFCGGPNNSRQSIASMESHNCHHPCGDSESLKSHGSNTSLASCGSSQQTAGDKGSCSHGRRNKFVLHCQRHCATPQETYLTPTQRKDRELRSLRTALAQATRDAEDKSLQLHELSREIERLRHDRPLTPHSEAGASQSGGSIANGDTADIEAVACRESGSEQASRYTPKQVQTDDDIRCASSVSTFVQTTERDCPSSLHSNHGLVTEPHEEVDLYGDDIRHIRMSWINSNLSTDVSKKDEATGDDDDDYDATDLRRKYRDLRQRYNDRTENLLQMLSDLNAKKGKEAAKFEHDEDGLYDAGERQRASGPTMSPLLQQLRRTERELERTRELYSVPQRPAIHGIAGDRQAEYTLRFLKDAVFYFLTDRTDFRGHLNAIQSILGFSEAERAAVAKVWRNRGRL is encoded by the exons ATGAACGACAAAG TCATAATGGACAATGATACAGGGAAGAGCCGCATTCCCAGCCTGCGGCGGAGTGCCTCGGTGAGAGTTCGTGGAGAGAAGATGTCACCAAACACAGGGCTATTTTGCGGAGGTCCTAACAACTCTAGGCAAAGCATTGCGTCTATGGAATCCCACAACTGTCACCATCCTTGTGGAGATTCTGAATCTCTTAAGAGCCATGGAAGCAACACAAGCCTTGCTTCTTGTGGCAGTTCACAGCAAACCG CAGGAGATAAAGGAAGCTGTTCTCATGGGCGAAGAAACAAGTTTGTGCTGCATTGCCAGAGGCACTGTGCCACACCTCAAGAAACATATCTCACGCCTACGCAACGCAAGGACAGAGAACTACGTAGCCTTCGCACTGCATTGGCACAAGCAACTCGAGATGCGGAGGACAAGTCGCTCCAGCTCCACGAACTCTCGCGGGAAATTGAAAGGTTGCGTCATGACCGG CCACTGACGCCTCACAGTGAAGCAGGGGCCAGTCAGAGCGGGGGATCTATTGCTAATGGTGACACTGCAGATATTGAAGCAGTGGCATGTAGAGAGAGCGGCAGTGAACAAGCATCAAGGTACACGCCAAAGCAGGTGCAGACAGATGATGACATAAGGTGTGCAAGTTCCGTCAGCACATTTGTACAGACAACTGAAAGAGACTGCCCGTCATCTTTGCATAGTAATCATGGCTTGGTCACAG AGCCCCATGAAGAGGTTGACCTCTATGGCGATGACATACGTCACATCCGTATGAGTTGGATCAATTCTAACCTCTCAACGGACGTGAGTAAGAAAGATGAGGCAActggagatgatgatgatgattatgatgccACGGACTTGAGGAGAAAATACCGTGATCTGAGGCAGCGATACAATGACCGCACTGAGAACCTCCTGCAGATGCTGAGTGACCTCAATGCCAA aaaaggaaaggaagctGCAAAGTTTGAGCACGACGAGGACGGCCTGTACGACGCTGGCGAACGACAGCGGGCATCGGGCCCAACAATGTCTCCCCTTCTGCAGCAGCTGAGACGTACCGAGCGGGAGTTGGAGCGCACACGCGAGCTGTACAGCGTTCCGCAGCGGCCCGCCATCCACGGCATAGCCGGAGATCGCCAGGCGGAATACACTCTCCGATTCCTGAAGGATGCTGTCTTCTACTTCCTCACGGACCGCACTGACTTCCGTGGTCATCTAAACGCTATTCAGTCCATTTTAGGCTTCTCGGAAGCTGAGCGGGCAGCTGTGGCTAAAGTTTGGCGGAACCGCGGCAGACTATGA
- the LOC135401072 gene encoding protein quick-to-court-like isoform X1, protein MNDKVIMDNDTGKSRIPSLRRSASVRVRGEKMSPNTGLFCGGPNNSRQSIASMESHNCHHPCGDSESLKSHGSNTSLASCGSSQQTAGDKGSCSHGRRNKFVLHCQRHCATPQETYLTPTQRKDRELRSLRTALAQATRDAEDKSLQLHELSREIERLRHDRPLTPHSEAGASQSGGSIANGDTADIEAVACRESGSEQASRYTPKQVQTDDDIRCASSVSTFVQTTERDCPSSLHSNHGLVTEPHEEVDLYGDDIRHIRMSWINSNLSTDVSKKDEATGDDDDDYDATDLRRKYRDLRQRYNDRTENLLQMLSDLNAKYLSLRPAYDGTQDRLRDLERQLADARQEIERQEQWHSEMYLKMYRKGKEAAKFEHDEDGLYDAGERQRASGPTMSPLLQQLRRTERELERTRELYSVPQRPAIHGIAGDRQAEYTLRFLKDAVFYFLTDRTDFRGHLNAIQSILGFSEAERAAVAKVWRNRGRL, encoded by the exons ATGAACGACAAAG TCATAATGGACAATGATACAGGGAAGAGCCGCATTCCCAGCCTGCGGCGGAGTGCCTCGGTGAGAGTTCGTGGAGAGAAGATGTCACCAAACACAGGGCTATTTTGCGGAGGTCCTAACAACTCTAGGCAAAGCATTGCGTCTATGGAATCCCACAACTGTCACCATCCTTGTGGAGATTCTGAATCTCTTAAGAGCCATGGAAGCAACACAAGCCTTGCTTCTTGTGGCAGTTCACAGCAAACCG CAGGAGATAAAGGAAGCTGTTCTCATGGGCGAAGAAACAAGTTTGTGCTGCATTGCCAGAGGCACTGTGCCACACCTCAAGAAACATATCTCACGCCTACGCAACGCAAGGACAGAGAACTACGTAGCCTTCGCACTGCATTGGCACAAGCAACTCGAGATGCGGAGGACAAGTCGCTCCAGCTCCACGAACTCTCGCGGGAAATTGAAAGGTTGCGTCATGACCGG CCACTGACGCCTCACAGTGAAGCAGGGGCCAGTCAGAGCGGGGGATCTATTGCTAATGGTGACACTGCAGATATTGAAGCAGTGGCATGTAGAGAGAGCGGCAGTGAACAAGCATCAAGGTACACGCCAAAGCAGGTGCAGACAGATGATGACATAAGGTGTGCAAGTTCCGTCAGCACATTTGTACAGACAACTGAAAGAGACTGCCCGTCATCTTTGCATAGTAATCATGGCTTGGTCACAG AGCCCCATGAAGAGGTTGACCTCTATGGCGATGACATACGTCACATCCGTATGAGTTGGATCAATTCTAACCTCTCAACGGACGTGAGTAAGAAAGATGAGGCAActggagatgatgatgatgattatgatgccACGGACTTGAGGAGAAAATACCGTGATCTGAGGCAGCGATACAATGACCGCACTGAGAACCTCCTGCAGATGCTGAGTGACCTCAATGCCAA GTACTTGAGTCTACGCCCTGCGTACGACGGTACACAGGACCGCCTGAGGGACTTGGAGCGTCAGCTTGCTGATGCTCGACAAGAGATTGAGAGACAGGAGCAGTGGCACAGTGAGATGTATCTCAAAATGTACAG aaaaggaaaggaagctGCAAAGTTTGAGCACGACGAGGACGGCCTGTACGACGCTGGCGAACGACAGCGGGCATCGGGCCCAACAATGTCTCCCCTTCTGCAGCAGCTGAGACGTACCGAGCGGGAGTTGGAGCGCACACGCGAGCTGTACAGCGTTCCGCAGCGGCCCGCCATCCACGGCATAGCCGGAGATCGCCAGGCGGAATACACTCTCCGATTCCTGAAGGATGCTGTCTTCTACTTCCTCACGGACCGCACTGACTTCCGTGGTCATCTAAACGCTATTCAGTCCATTTTAGGCTTCTCGGAAGCTGAGCGGGCAGCTGTGGCTAAAGTTTGGCGGAACCGCGGCAGACTATGA
- the LOC135401072 gene encoding protein quick-to-court-like isoform X2, which translates to MNDKVIMDNDTGKSRIPSLRRSASVRVRGEKMSPNTGLFCGGPNNSRQSIASMESHNCHHPCGDSESLKSHGSNTSLASCGSSQQTGDKGSCSHGRRNKFVLHCQRHCATPQETYLTPTQRKDRELRSLRTALAQATRDAEDKSLQLHELSREIERLRHDRPLTPHSEAGASQSGGSIANGDTADIEAVACRESGSEQASRYTPKQVQTDDDIRCASSVSTFVQTTERDCPSSLHSNHGLVTEPHEEVDLYGDDIRHIRMSWINSNLSTDVSKKDEATGDDDDDYDATDLRRKYRDLRQRYNDRTENLLQMLSDLNAKYLSLRPAYDGTQDRLRDLERQLADARQEIERQEQWHSEMYLKMYRKGKEAAKFEHDEDGLYDAGERQRASGPTMSPLLQQLRRTERELERTRELYSVPQRPAIHGIAGDRQAEYTLRFLKDAVFYFLTDRTDFRGHLNAIQSILGFSEAERAAVAKVWRNRGRL; encoded by the exons ATGAACGACAAAG TCATAATGGACAATGATACAGGGAAGAGCCGCATTCCCAGCCTGCGGCGGAGTGCCTCGGTGAGAGTTCGTGGAGAGAAGATGTCACCAAACACAGGGCTATTTTGCGGAGGTCCTAACAACTCTAGGCAAAGCATTGCGTCTATGGAATCCCACAACTGTCACCATCCTTGTGGAGATTCTGAATCTCTTAAGAGCCATGGAAGCAACACAAGCCTTGCTTCTTGTGGCAGTTCACAGCAAACCG GAGATAAAGGAAGCTGTTCTCATGGGCGAAGAAACAAGTTTGTGCTGCATTGCCAGAGGCACTGTGCCACACCTCAAGAAACATATCTCACGCCTACGCAACGCAAGGACAGAGAACTACGTAGCCTTCGCACTGCATTGGCACAAGCAACTCGAGATGCGGAGGACAAGTCGCTCCAGCTCCACGAACTCTCGCGGGAAATTGAAAGGTTGCGTCATGACCGG CCACTGACGCCTCACAGTGAAGCAGGGGCCAGTCAGAGCGGGGGATCTATTGCTAATGGTGACACTGCAGATATTGAAGCAGTGGCATGTAGAGAGAGCGGCAGTGAACAAGCATCAAGGTACACGCCAAAGCAGGTGCAGACAGATGATGACATAAGGTGTGCAAGTTCCGTCAGCACATTTGTACAGACAACTGAAAGAGACTGCCCGTCATCTTTGCATAGTAATCATGGCTTGGTCACAG AGCCCCATGAAGAGGTTGACCTCTATGGCGATGACATACGTCACATCCGTATGAGTTGGATCAATTCTAACCTCTCAACGGACGTGAGTAAGAAAGATGAGGCAActggagatgatgatgatgattatgatgccACGGACTTGAGGAGAAAATACCGTGATCTGAGGCAGCGATACAATGACCGCACTGAGAACCTCCTGCAGATGCTGAGTGACCTCAATGCCAA GTACTTGAGTCTACGCCCTGCGTACGACGGTACACAGGACCGCCTGAGGGACTTGGAGCGTCAGCTTGCTGATGCTCGACAAGAGATTGAGAGACAGGAGCAGTGGCACAGTGAGATGTATCTCAAAATGTACAG aaaaggaaaggaagctGCAAAGTTTGAGCACGACGAGGACGGCCTGTACGACGCTGGCGAACGACAGCGGGCATCGGGCCCAACAATGTCTCCCCTTCTGCAGCAGCTGAGACGTACCGAGCGGGAGTTGGAGCGCACACGCGAGCTGTACAGCGTTCCGCAGCGGCCCGCCATCCACGGCATAGCCGGAGATCGCCAGGCGGAATACACTCTCCGATTCCTGAAGGATGCTGTCTTCTACTTCCTCACGGACCGCACTGACTTCCGTGGTCATCTAAACGCTATTCAGTCCATTTTAGGCTTCTCGGAAGCTGAGCGGGCAGCTGTGGCTAAAGTTTGGCGGAACCGCGGCAGACTATGA